A genomic segment from Blastococcus sp. PRF04-17 encodes:
- the istA gene encoding IS21 family transposase translates to MKSARDELDVITAYREVGSYRGAAAICGTTHKTVKRIIERHEAGGQRPVRPPRPANYEVVRDLVAGTVKKTHGRISAKRLLPTARAAGYEGSARNFRRLIAAEKKAWRQANARSRRPAVWAPGEVLAIDWGTLGGLHVFCAVLAFSRVRFVRFATDERAETTLGLLAECFEVLGGVPKVVLADRMGCLKGGVVADVVVPTPDYVRFAAHYRFRPDFCRAADPASKGIVENLVGYAKTDLMIPQAPFADLTAANAAAAAWCDEVNGVVHSEIAAIPAARLETERELLGAMPSLRPSIGRTTLRKVDKLSCVRFSSARYSVPTALIGTQVALLAADGRLTVVVPGTGEVAADHALVAPGEASVLDEHYGGPRRAPQRAARPRTAAEKAFCALGPVAEQWLVGAAAAGNTRLGPELVELAALEASHGREALTAALGRAVAFGRWRAADVRSILAAGAGVADVRPAGEALVIPLPATATRPLAAYSLDSLRGGDHSTDGSAAATGAGA, encoded by the coding sequence TTGAAGTCTGCGAGGGATGAGTTGGACGTCATCACCGCCTACCGCGAGGTGGGCAGCTACCGGGGAGCGGCCGCGATCTGCGGCACCACCCACAAGACGGTGAAGCGGATCATCGAACGGCACGAGGCCGGCGGGCAGCGCCCGGTCCGGCCGCCGCGGCCGGCGAACTATGAGGTCGTGCGCGATCTGGTGGCCGGCACGGTCAAGAAGACGCACGGGCGGATCAGCGCCAAGCGGCTGCTGCCGACGGCGCGGGCGGCCGGGTATGAGGGGTCGGCGCGCAACTTCCGGCGGCTGATCGCGGCCGAGAAGAAGGCGTGGCGGCAGGCCAACGCCCGCAGCCGCCGGCCGGCGGTGTGGGCGCCGGGTGAGGTGCTGGCCATCGACTGGGGCACCCTCGGCGGGCTGCACGTGTTCTGCGCGGTGCTGGCGTTCTCCCGGGTTCGGTTCGTCCGCTTCGCCACCGACGAGCGCGCCGAGACCACCCTGGGGCTGCTAGCCGAGTGCTTCGAGGTCCTCGGCGGGGTGCCGAAGGTGGTGCTGGCCGACCGGATGGGCTGCCTGAAGGGCGGCGTGGTCGCCGACGTGGTGGTGCCGACCCCGGACTACGTGCGGTTCGCCGCGCACTACCGGTTCCGTCCGGACTTCTGTCGGGCCGCCGATCCGGCCAGCAAGGGCATCGTGGAGAACCTGGTCGGCTACGCCAAGACCGACCTGATGATCCCGCAGGCCCCGTTCGCCGACCTGACCGCGGCGAACGCGGCGGCGGCCGCCTGGTGCGACGAGGTCAACGGCGTCGTGCACTCGGAGATCGCCGCGATCCCGGCGGCTCGGCTGGAGACCGAACGGGAACTGCTGGGCGCGATGCCCTCGCTGCGGCCCAGCATCGGACGCACGACGCTGCGCAAGGTCGACAAGCTGTCCTGCGTGCGGTTCTCCTCGGCTCGCTACTCGGTGCCGACCGCGCTGATCGGCACCCAGGTCGCACTGCTGGCCGCCGACGGCCGACTCACCGTGGTGGTGCCGGGCACCGGTGAGGTCGCCGCCGATCACGCCCTCGTCGCGCCGGGCGAGGCCAGCGTGCTGGATGAGCACTACGGCGGCCCCCGCCGGGCACCGCAGCGGGCGGCCCGCCCGAGGACGGCGGCGGAGAAGGCGTTCTGCGCCCTCGGCCCGGTCGCCGAGCAGTGGCTGGTCGGCGCCGCCGCGGCCGGCAACACCCGCCTCGGCCCCGAACTGGTCGAGCTGGCCGCCCTCGAGGCCTCCCACGGCCGCGAGGCGCTGACCGCCGCGCTCGGTCGAGCGGTCGCCTTCGGCCGCTGGCGCGCCGCCGACGTGCGTTCGATCCTGGCCGCCGGCGCCGGAGTCGCCGATGTCCGCCCCGCCGGGGAAGCCCTGGTCATCCCGCTGCCAGCCACGGCCACCCGGCCGCTGGCCGCCTACTCCCTGGACAGCCTGCGCGGCGGGGACCACTCCACTGACGGCTCGGCCGCGGCCACCGGGGCGGGGGCATGA
- a CDS encoding SHOCT domain-containing protein, with protein MTMGMSEVGMRAFAKKCRLCDHQLSLHQGAEAATPQPAVSFVAPAPAPVPSPRPSVIEQLKDLGALRDAGVLTEEEFAAQKARLLG; from the coding sequence ATGACGATGGGCATGTCCGAAGTCGGCATGCGTGCCTTCGCCAAGAAGTGCCGTCTCTGCGACCACCAGTTGAGCCTGCATCAGGGCGCTGAGGCGGCGACTCCGCAGCCCGCCGTCTCGTTCGTAGCCCCTGCGCCTGCCCCGGTTCCGAGCCCCCGGCCAAGCGTGATCGAGCAGCTCAAGGACCTCGGTGCACTCCGCGACGCCGGGGTGTTGACGGAGGAAGAGTTCGCTGCGCAGAAGGCCCGCCTGCTCGGGTAG
- a CDS encoding AarF/UbiB family protein, producing the protein MDRRHSPVARHRLRHQADRDRCGTALVHLFTSGPARARRLHGDPHPGNFRLMDDGRLGVLDFGSNQPMPRGWPPRFGPLLAAGRDGDAEHLHRIAASAHLLRPDDVTPACPAVAPRPVPAAAAQ; encoded by the coding sequence GTGGATCGACGGCACTCCCCTGTCGCGCGTCATCGCCTCCGGCACCAGGCCGACCGCGACCGCTGCGGCACGGCCCTCGTGCACCTGTTCACCTCCGGCCCGGCGCGTGCCCGTCGCCTGCACGGCGACCCGCATCCGGGCAACTTCCGGCTGATGGACGACGGCCGGCTCGGCGTCCTCGACTTCGGGTCGAACCAGCCCATGCCGCGCGGCTGGCCGCCCCGGTTCGGCCCGCTGCTCGCCGCCGGGCGGGACGGCGACGCCGAGCACCTGCACCGCATCGCCGCCTCGGCCCACCTGCTGCGACCGGACGACGTGACACCCGCGTGCCCTGCTGTCGCTCCTCGACCCGTACCTGCAGCCGCTGCGCAGTGA
- a CDS encoding alpha/beta fold hydrolase, translated as MTTTETVQIPHLGGSTIGYRFGKAYDPALPTLVMVNSFSTSAELYRPQFADEKLAATANLLAVEPYGHGRTRATYRQFTYWDSAIAGLQVLDALGIPEAFVLGTSQGGWIAARMAMLAPEAIKGIMPLGTSMDFESPRSRELGCWNGVEFCTPAIDALATPVGDDWVIPLELVDAVLPEGFGDDVPAEERAFWHETHQQNYAGDAGRERLRIASINLRDRDGLHSRLDSVRCPVLWMHGTADRVYSVPNAEAEIKLFVNSADAQLHVLDGGQHFLSATDPEDVDAAAIEFINRWK; from the coding sequence ATGACCACCACGGAGACCGTCCAGATCCCCCACCTCGGTGGCTCCACCATCGGCTACCGGTTCGGGAAGGCCTACGACCCGGCGCTGCCGACGCTGGTGATGGTCAACTCCTTCAGCACCTCCGCCGAGCTGTACCGGCCCCAGTTCGCCGACGAGAAGCTCGCCGCCACTGCCAACCTGCTCGCCGTCGAGCCCTACGGCCACGGCCGGACCCGGGCCACCTACCGGCAGTTCACCTACTGGGACTCCGCCATCGCCGGGCTCCAGGTGCTCGACGCGCTCGGCATCCCCGAGGCGTTCGTCCTCGGCACCTCGCAGGGTGGATGGATCGCGGCGCGCATGGCCATGCTCGCCCCGGAGGCCATCAAGGGCATCATGCCGCTGGGCACCTCGATGGACTTCGAGAGCCCGCGCAGTCGCGAGCTGGGCTGCTGGAACGGCGTCGAGTTCTGCACGCCGGCCATCGACGCACTCGCCACGCCGGTCGGCGACGACTGGGTCATCCCGCTCGAGCTCGTCGACGCCGTCCTGCCGGAGGGCTTCGGCGACGACGTTCCGGCCGAGGAGCGCGCGTTCTGGCACGAGACGCACCAGCAGAACTACGCCGGCGACGCCGGACGCGAGCGGCTCCGGATCGCCAGCATCAACCTGCGCGACCGGGACGGCCTGCACAGCCGGCTGGACAGCGTGCGGTGCCCGGTCCTGTGGATGCACGGCACGGCGGACCGTGTCTACTCGGTGCCGAATGCCGAGGCCGAGATCAAGCTGTTCGTCAACAGCGCCGACGCCCAGCTCCACGTCCTCGACGGCGGTCAGCATTTCCTGAGCGCGACCGACCCCGAGGACGTCGACGCCGCCGCGATCGAGTTCATCAACCGCTGGAAGTAG
- the istB gene encoding IS21-like element helper ATPase IstB translates to MTATAPAPLPADLEGGLRRLKLAAMRSLAPELLTTAKTQRWAPEELLRALVEAEIGARDASNTRLRLKAAGFPMLKTIEEFDLTASSIPAPTWAYLTSLEWIRARENLCLVGPAGTGKSHTLLALSHAAVLAGHRVRYFTAADLVENLYRGLADNSVGRVIDTLLRNDLIIVDEVGFAPLDDTGTQLLFRFVAAAYERRALGIGSHWAFDQWGRFLPEHTTAVSLLDRLLHHSVVIATDGESYRMRQARTRGGDRPTTR, encoded by the coding sequence ATGACCGCCACCGCACCGGCGCCGCTGCCGGCCGACCTGGAGGGCGGGCTGCGCCGGCTCAAGCTCGCCGCGATGCGCTCACTTGCCCCCGAGCTGCTGACCACCGCCAAGACCCAGCGCTGGGCACCGGAAGAGTTGCTTCGCGCCCTGGTCGAGGCCGAGATCGGCGCCCGGGACGCCTCCAACACCCGGCTGCGGCTGAAGGCCGCCGGCTTCCCGATGCTCAAGACGATCGAGGAGTTCGACCTGACCGCGAGCAGCATCCCCGCTCCGACCTGGGCCTACCTGACCAGCCTGGAGTGGATCCGCGCTCGGGAGAACCTCTGCCTGGTCGGCCCGGCCGGCACCGGCAAGAGCCACACCCTGCTCGCCCTCAGCCACGCCGCCGTGCTCGCCGGGCACCGAGTCCGCTACTTCACCGCCGCCGACCTGGTCGAGAACCTCTACCGCGGCCTGGCCGACAACAGCGTCGGCCGGGTCATCGACACACTGCTGCGCAACGACCTGATCATCGTCGACGAGGTCGGCTTCGCGCCGCTGGACGACACCGGCACCCAGCTGCTGTTCCGGTTCGTCGCCGCCGCCTACGAACGCCGCGCTCTGGGCATCGGCTCGCACTGGGCCTTCGACCAGTGGGGCCGGTTCCTGCCCGAGCACACCACCGCCGTCAGCCTGCTCGACCGGTTGCTGCACCACAGCGTCGTCATCGCCACCGACGGCGAGTCCTACCGGATGCGCCAAGCCCGCACCCGAGGAGGTGACCGCCCCACCACACGCTGA
- a CDS encoding NgoMIV family type II restriction endonuclease, whose protein sequence is MLDALDIPMGQLGATDAGSAVEAAVEQHLKTLRPDLEIARSRASAEFSQYRHLAVFKAFSRNVSPLSSTLMPMRALIAQVPDDGLRSRLARAMQAATDQLRTRDDALEALLNQMPEESLLKIDLTVGEPDPGLPPRLCVALSSKWTLRTDRAQDCLSQGAKLVSLRRGPMPHYAVITMESRPHMLKILADGSGSLDCVYHLHLPALIEAIERTGRASKAGDDWLPARTFRRLLNQGRLRDYDDLVTEVQRIPSAGARTVHHGQTDQGELFDGL, encoded by the coding sequence ATGCTGGACGCCCTCGACATCCCGATGGGGCAGTTGGGTGCGACGGATGCCGGGTCGGCCGTGGAGGCAGCCGTCGAGCAGCATCTGAAGACTCTTCGACCGGACCTCGAGATCGCCCGGTCACGCGCGTCCGCGGAGTTCTCCCAGTACCGGCACTTGGCCGTGTTCAAAGCATTCTCGAGGAACGTCAGCCCGCTCTCATCGACCCTGATGCCGATGCGCGCGCTGATCGCGCAAGTGCCGGACGATGGGCTGCGGAGCCGGCTTGCGCGAGCGATGCAGGCCGCCACCGATCAGCTGCGCACTCGTGACGACGCCCTCGAAGCGTTGCTGAACCAGATGCCTGAGGAGTCACTGCTCAAGATTGATCTCACCGTCGGAGAACCCGATCCAGGCCTGCCGCCGCGGCTTTGCGTCGCGCTCTCGTCGAAGTGGACCCTACGAACGGACCGGGCTCAGGACTGCCTGTCCCAAGGCGCCAAGCTCGTCTCGCTACGCAGAGGCCCGATGCCCCACTATGCCGTGATCACGATGGAGTCGCGCCCGCACATGCTCAAGATCCTCGCCGATGGCTCAGGCTCGCTCGACTGCGTCTACCACCTTCACCTGCCGGCGCTAATCGAAGCGATCGAGCGCACGGGGAGGGCCAGCAAGGCGGGCGACGACTGGCTCCCGGCCCGGACATTTCGACGGCTGTTGAACCAGGGGCGATTGCGTGACTACGACGACCTGGTGACGGAAGTGCAGCGGATCCCGTCTGCAGGCGCCCGGACCGTTCACCACGGGCAGACCGATCAGGGAGAACTCTTCGACGGTCTCTGA
- a CDS encoding DNA cytosine methyltransferase yields the protein MIRTLDLFAGAGGLSLGFEQSGLGFQSVFGVEIEPAAARTYKRNFGCPVYDGPIEDLESFEDADVILGGPPCQGFSPLGRDRDDVSRAQLNELWQHYLRAVRQVRPRAFVIENVPQFQKSAQFAKLLQLLENDPDFSCYKYAYGVLNAADYGAPQVRRRGILVAVRDVENVPWPPPETHGPNSPEAIPYVTVREAIGDLAPRPALNEVGVDTDGNQDLHFGRPNPRPASMERYMAIPPGGNRFDLAKNRPDLTPRCWAEKPTGTTDVMGRLWWDRPSVTIRTEFFKPEKGRYLHPEAHRPITHREAARLQSFPDHFEFEGTKIEIARQIGNAVPPKLGEALARHIFELIRE from the coding sequence ATGATTCGCACGCTCGACCTGTTTGCTGGCGCGGGCGGCCTGAGCCTCGGCTTCGAACAATCCGGTCTGGGTTTCCAGTCGGTGTTCGGCGTGGAGATCGAGCCTGCCGCCGCCCGTACCTACAAGCGGAACTTCGGGTGCCCCGTATATGACGGGCCCATCGAGGACTTGGAAAGCTTCGAGGACGCCGACGTGATCCTCGGGGGACCACCCTGCCAAGGCTTCTCACCCCTCGGACGCGATCGCGACGACGTTTCCCGAGCACAGCTGAACGAGCTGTGGCAGCACTACTTGCGTGCGGTGCGTCAGGTCCGACCTCGAGCGTTCGTCATCGAAAATGTCCCGCAGTTTCAGAAGTCGGCGCAGTTTGCGAAGCTGCTACAGCTCCTCGAAAACGATCCCGATTTCAGCTGCTATAAGTACGCATACGGAGTGCTGAACGCGGCAGACTACGGGGCACCACAGGTGCGTCGTCGCGGAATTCTTGTCGCCGTCAGGGACGTAGAGAACGTGCCCTGGCCGCCGCCGGAGACGCACGGCCCGAACTCGCCCGAAGCCATCCCGTACGTCACGGTGCGTGAGGCTATTGGCGATCTTGCGCCTCGCCCCGCCTTGAACGAGGTCGGTGTCGACACGGACGGGAATCAGGACCTGCACTTCGGTCGGCCGAACCCTCGACCCGCCTCGATGGAGCGCTACATGGCTATCCCGCCAGGCGGTAACCGGTTCGACCTGGCTAAGAACCGTCCAGACCTGACTCCTCGTTGCTGGGCCGAGAAGCCTACGGGCACCACAGACGTAATGGGTCGACTGTGGTGGGATCGGCCGAGCGTCACGATCCGCACCGAGTTCTTCAAGCCGGAGAAGGGGCGCTACTTGCACCCCGAGGCGCACCGTCCCATCACGCATCGCGAGGCGGCCCGGCTCCAATCCTTCCCGGACCACTTCGAGTTCGAGGGGACGAAGATCGAGATCGCGCGGCAGATCGGCAACGCCGTGCCGCCGAAGCTCGGTGAGGCTTTGGCCCGTCACATCTTTGAGCTCATTCGCGAGTAG
- a CDS encoding very short patch repair endonuclease: MSRQARVGTLPEMALRRLLHARGLRYRVNWPVPDFRRRTIDLAFTRARVAVYVHGCFWHGCPQHGTSPQANSAWWQRKLDRNRERDQSTRQHLERLGWVTVEIWEHEPPEEALQRVLDVLSSRGQRPSKSSP; this comes from the coding sequence ATGAGCCGCCAGGCGAGGGTCGGCACGCTCCCCGAGATGGCCCTCCGCAGATTGCTGCACGCCCGGGGGCTCCGTTACCGCGTCAATTGGCCGGTCCCTGACTTTCGCCGTCGCACGATTGACCTCGCGTTCACGAGAGCACGAGTGGCCGTCTACGTGCACGGCTGCTTCTGGCATGGCTGTCCGCAGCACGGGACGTCTCCCCAGGCGAACTCTGCCTGGTGGCAGCGGAAGCTCGATCGCAACCGCGAACGTGACCAAAGCACCCGTCAGCATCTTGAGCGGCTCGGTTGGGTCACCGTTGAGATCTGGGAGCACGAGCCTCCCGAGGAGGCCCTCCAACGGGTCCTGGACGTGCTGTCCTCGCGCGGTCAGAGACCGTCGAAGAGTTCTCCCTGA
- a CDS encoding enoyl-CoA hydratase/isomerase family protein, producing the protein MAGSGEVLLEVDGGVAIVTLNAPDRRNALNAPMADELIATFDEVDAKPEIGALVIRAEGKSFCAGGDVAMLTAAGKDPAAPEHYESMGKVYDSFYRLGQVRVPTVAAVRGSAVGAGMNMLLATDLRIVAKDARLLCGFLKRGMHPGGGHFVILSRLIGREAAAAMAIFGEEINGDKAVELGLAWQSVDDAAVESRALELAGRVAADPELARVTVGNFRKEVVNGAVGWDVAMQYERPAQMWSMRRSAQ; encoded by the coding sequence GTGGCCGGATCCGGTGAGGTACTGCTCGAGGTCGACGGCGGCGTCGCGATCGTGACGCTCAACGCGCCCGACCGGCGCAACGCGCTGAACGCCCCGATGGCCGACGAGCTGATCGCGACGTTCGACGAGGTCGACGCCAAGCCGGAGATCGGCGCGCTGGTCATCCGTGCGGAAGGCAAGTCGTTCTGCGCAGGCGGCGACGTCGCGATGCTGACCGCGGCCGGCAAGGACCCCGCGGCGCCTGAGCACTACGAGAGCATGGGGAAGGTCTACGACTCCTTCTACCGGCTCGGCCAGGTGCGGGTGCCGACGGTGGCGGCGGTGCGTGGCTCGGCGGTGGGTGCCGGCATGAACATGCTGCTGGCGACGGACCTGCGGATTGTGGCCAAGGACGCCCGGTTGCTGTGCGGCTTCCTGAAGCGCGGGATGCACCCCGGTGGCGGGCACTTCGTCATCCTGTCGCGGCTGATCGGCCGCGAGGCCGCGGCGGCGATGGCGATCTTCGGCGAGGAGATCAACGGCGACAAGGCCGTCGAACTCGGGCTTGCTTGGCAGTCGGTCGACGACGCTGCGGTCGAGAGCCGGGCACTGGAACTGGCAGGACGAGTGGCCGCAGACCCGGAGCTGGCGCGCGTGACCGTCGGCAACTTCCGCAAGGAAGTTGTCAACGGCGCAGTCGGCTGGGACGTCGCCATGCAGTACGAGCGCCCGGCCCAGATGTGGTCCATGCGCCGCTCGGCTCAGTAG
- a CDS encoding TM0106 family RecB-like putative nuclease: protein MQRLDGRLALSPTDLTHHQECRHLTRLDLGVAAGEWSAPDAETSEELQFVFDRGLEHEKKYLATLAAEGRSIVEIPGGSGADGRRRAEEQTVEAMRRGVDVVYQGTFFDGAWGGQADFLLKVPGRSSFGDWSYEIADTKLARKVKVAALLQMATYAERLTELQGVAPEFVHVVTGDGESRPWRLTDVAAYARRARARLETFVAAPPATEPSPIGYCEQCRWASRCNTELRDADDLGLVAFMRGDQRDALRAAGIPTLRALAEASPEQLKASGIGADARVRLQQQAAEQLRERTTGQPSRTLLDPVAGQGLLRLPPPSAGDLYLDFEGDPWFEDGEGIEYLAGLGDRSGAFTPLWAHDRPHEKQMVVELIDRLMSGAAADPGMHVYHYAPYEVTALKKLTGTYGVREAELDQLLREERFVDLYPVVRQSMRISKESYSIKKVEAFYGRSHEGAVTSGLGSVLIYEQWLLDRDQQKLDDIESYNKDDVDSTRELHDWLEQQRAELEALHGELARPTLAAAKPDAKLTDAQAAEQDLTDRLHAAGHQLLGDLVGWYRREDRPVWWDVYRLKGMDREALVDDGTALGGLSEPVDRGPEKRSRLFEYTFPPQETKLRAGSEVRIAETADTVGTIHGLDVEGGRVVLKTTKPAPRVRGLGPGGPLQTTEQRAALQATGEDVLAGRDCLGQALIERRVPAGTQLREGESPTQAIVRLGLALDGEVLAIQGPPGSGKTTAAAEMIRALVAAGKKVGVTGTSHAVIGNLLKAVGLPAMQKCKEEEHCGSALVAWSDKTADVADSVVSGAVDVVGGTPWFWAHPDAAQTVDVLVVDEAGQFSLANAVAVARGARSMVLLGDPQQLAQPSQAVHPGESGRSALEHLLDGRATIPPDRGVFLDRSYRMHPDLTAFVSDLAYEGRLEAAQGRERVAVLGEGPLSGSGLRVVPVEHAMTARDKSPQEAEAVARLWHSVQNSTWRNHLDEQAVIGPSDVLVVAPYNAQVALIKAALPAGARVGTVDKFQGQEAPVVIYSMTSTSADDAPRGVSFLYDLNRLNVAVSRAQALAVVVLSPLLLDAPVRTPDQLRRVNALCRLVELATAVERLRPRMGRI from the coding sequence ATGCAGCGACTCGACGGTCGGCTGGCGCTCAGCCCGACCGACCTGACGCATCACCAGGAGTGCCGGCACCTGACCCGGCTCGACCTCGGTGTGGCCGCGGGGGAGTGGTCGGCCCCGGACGCCGAGACGTCGGAGGAGCTGCAGTTCGTCTTCGACCGCGGACTCGAGCACGAGAAGAAGTACCTGGCGACGCTCGCGGCCGAGGGCCGCTCGATCGTCGAGATCCCGGGCGGTTCCGGGGCAGATGGACGGCGTCGTGCGGAGGAGCAGACCGTCGAGGCGATGCGCCGCGGCGTCGACGTCGTCTACCAGGGGACGTTCTTCGACGGCGCCTGGGGCGGTCAGGCCGACTTCCTGCTGAAGGTGCCCGGTCGATCCTCCTTCGGGGACTGGTCGTACGAGATCGCCGACACCAAACTGGCGCGAAAAGTGAAGGTCGCCGCGCTGCTGCAGATGGCGACCTACGCCGAGCGGCTCACCGAGCTGCAGGGCGTCGCGCCGGAGTTCGTCCACGTCGTCACCGGGGACGGCGAGTCGCGGCCGTGGCGGCTGACCGACGTCGCCGCGTACGCCCGTCGCGCGCGGGCGCGGCTGGAGACGTTCGTGGCCGCCCCGCCGGCTACCGAGCCCTCGCCGATCGGGTACTGCGAGCAGTGCCGATGGGCCTCGCGGTGCAACACCGAGCTGCGGGACGCCGACGACCTCGGCCTGGTCGCGTTCATGCGCGGCGACCAGCGGGACGCGCTGCGGGCGGCCGGCATCCCGACCCTGCGCGCGCTGGCGGAGGCGTCGCCGGAGCAGCTGAAGGCGTCGGGCATCGGTGCGGACGCGCGGGTCCGGCTGCAGCAGCAGGCGGCCGAGCAGCTGCGCGAGCGGACGACCGGTCAGCCGTCGCGGACGCTGCTCGATCCGGTCGCCGGACAGGGGCTGCTGCGGCTGCCGCCGCCGAGCGCCGGCGACCTCTACCTCGACTTCGAGGGCGACCCGTGGTTCGAGGACGGCGAGGGCATCGAGTACCTCGCCGGCCTGGGGGACCGGTCCGGCGCATTCACGCCGCTGTGGGCGCACGACCGGCCGCACGAGAAGCAGATGGTCGTCGAGCTGATCGACCGGCTGATGTCCGGGGCGGCCGCCGATCCGGGCATGCACGTCTACCACTACGCGCCGTACGAGGTGACCGCCCTCAAGAAGCTGACCGGCACGTACGGCGTGCGCGAGGCGGAGCTCGACCAGCTGCTGCGCGAGGAGCGGTTCGTCGACCTCTATCCCGTCGTCCGGCAGTCGATGCGGATCAGCAAGGAGTCGTACTCGATCAAGAAGGTCGAGGCGTTCTACGGCCGGTCGCACGAGGGCGCGGTCACCAGCGGACTCGGCAGCGTGCTGATCTACGAGCAGTGGCTCCTCGACCGCGACCAGCAGAAGCTCGACGACATCGAGTCCTACAACAAGGACGACGTCGACTCGACCCGCGAGCTGCACGACTGGCTGGAGCAGCAGCGCGCCGAGCTCGAGGCGCTGCACGGCGAGCTCGCGCGGCCGACGCTCGCTGCGGCGAAGCCGGACGCGAAGCTGACCGACGCGCAGGCGGCGGAGCAGGATCTGACCGACCGGCTGCACGCGGCCGGGCACCAGCTGCTCGGCGACCTCGTGGGCTGGTACCGGCGCGAGGACCGCCCGGTGTGGTGGGACGTCTACCGCCTGAAGGGCATGGACCGCGAAGCGCTGGTCGACGACGGGACCGCCCTGGGCGGGCTCTCCGAGCCGGTCGACCGCGGGCCCGAGAAGAGGAGCCGGCTGTTCGAGTACACGTTCCCTCCGCAGGAGACCAAGCTCCGAGCCGGCAGCGAGGTCCGCATCGCGGAGACCGCCGACACAGTCGGCACGATCCACGGGCTGGACGTCGAGGGCGGGCGGGTCGTCCTCAAGACGACGAAGCCGGCGCCGCGGGTGCGCGGCCTCGGCCCCGGTGGGCCTCTGCAGACGACCGAGCAGCGGGCCGCTCTCCAGGCGACGGGCGAGGACGTGCTGGCCGGTCGGGACTGCCTCGGTCAGGCGCTGATCGAGCGTCGGGTTCCGGCGGGAACGCAGCTGCGGGAGGGCGAGTCGCCGACCCAGGCGATCGTGCGGCTCGGTCTGGCGCTCGACGGCGAGGTGCTGGCCATCCAGGGCCCGCCGGGGAGCGGCAAGACCACGGCCGCCGCGGAGATGATCCGGGCGCTGGTGGCGGCGGGGAAGAAGGTGGGCGTCACGGGCACCTCGCACGCCGTCATCGGGAACCTGCTGAAGGCGGTCGGGCTGCCGGCGATGCAGAAGTGCAAGGAGGAGGAGCACTGCGGCTCTGCCTTGGTGGCGTGGTCGGACAAGACGGCTGACGTGGCCGACAGCGTGGTGAGCGGCGCGGTGGACGTCGTCGGCGGCACCCCGTGGTTCTGGGCGCACCCGGACGCAGCCCAGACCGTTGACGTGCTGGTGGTGGACGAGGCGGGCCAGTTCTCGCTGGCAAACGCCGTGGCGGTGGCGCGGGGTGCGCGGTCGATGGTGTTGCTGGGGGACCCGCAGCAGCTGGCGCAGCCGAGCCAGGCGGTGCATCCGGGGGAGTCGGGACGGTCGGCGCTGGAGCACCTGCTGGACGGCCGCGCGACGATCCCGCCGGACCGCGGGGTGTTCCTCGACCGCTCGTACCGGATGCATCCGGACCTGACCGCGTTCGTGTCGGACCTGGCGTACGAGGGCCGGCTCGAGGCGGCGCAGGGTCGTGAGCGGGTGGCGGTGCTGGGGGAGGGGCCGCTCTCGGGGAGCGGACTACGGGTGGTGCCGGTCGAGCACGCGATGACCGCCCGGGACAAGAGCCCACAGGAGGCCGAGGCCGTCGCGCGGCTGTGGCACTCGGTGCAGAACTCGACCTGGCGAAACCACCTCGATGAGCAGGCGGTGATCGGGCCGTCGGACGTGCTGGTGGTCGCGCCGTACAACGCGCAGGTTGCGCTGATCAAGGCGGCGCTGCCGGCCGGTGCTCGGGTCGGGACGGTGGACAAGTTCCAGGGCCAGGAGGCGCCGGTGGTCATCTACTCGATGACGAGCACGAGCGCCGACGACGCCCCGCGGGGCGTGTCGTTCCTGTACGACCTCAATCGGCTGAACGTGGCGGTGTCGCGGGCGCAGGCGCTGGCCGTCGTGGTGCTCAGCCCGTTGCTGCTCGATGCGCCGGTGCGGACGCCGGACCAGTTGCGTCGGGTGAACGCGCTGTGCCGGCTGGTCGAGTTGGCGACGGCCGTCGAACGGCTGCGGCCGCGTATGGGCCGAATCTAG